TTCCGTCGAATGGGCCAGGATGAGCGGCCCGTCCAAACCGACATACAGGCCGGCGCTGGCCGGGATGACGTGCACGCTGACGTGCTGGCGCTCGGCGCTGGCCACCAGGTGCATGAGCTGCTCCGCCATCACCTTCTCGCAGCCGTCGGCAAAACGACGCAGGGCCGACTCGTCGATCACGGCGGTGAGCTGCGGCGGGTGTTCCCGATCCAGGATGGCCTGCCGTTCCATCCGGGCGGCCACGAGCTTCTCCACCTCCTCCTCGGTGAGCCGGGAGTCGGTCCGAATCACCGCCCGGGCGTAGTCCTCGGTCTGGAGCAGCCCCGGGATCAGCGTCGGGTGGAAACAGCGGAGTTGGGTGGCGTTGCGCTCGGCCTCCAGCCAGGGCCGGAACCAGATCGGCTCGCCG
The Micromonospora pisi DNA segment above includes these coding regions:
- a CDS encoding helix-turn-helix domain-containing protein; the encoded protein is MRNAAGMSQEDFGKRAHYSGSQVSAVELGQRPLDEVYLARADEIFETGGLFVAMLELAKRDGEPIWFRPWLEAERNATQLRCFHPTLIPGLLQTEDYARAVIRTDSRLTEEEVEKLVAARMERQAILDREHPPQLTAVIDESALRRFADGCEKVMAEQLMHLVASAERQHVSVHVIPASAGLYVGLDGPLILAHSTEAGWVGHLDDQLGGNVADRTEDVETLLAKWESVRNDALPRRQSLDLIKEIVRPWI